The following is a genomic window from Solanum stenotomum isolate F172 chromosome 4, ASM1918654v1, whole genome shotgun sequence.
gagtttgatgaatggggcaTTGAAGCCATTTCTTGACTTGTTTGTGgtagtatttattgatgatattttggtttattcaaaaagtgaggaagagcatgccgaccatcttcgtattgttctgggtgtttttgggaaacaaaggttgtatgcaaAACTTTTTAAGTGTGAATTCTAGTTGACTTCGGTagcatttttgggacatgtagtttcaaaagaaggagtaatggtagatcctcaaaagattaaggcggttaagaattgggttcggcctaaCTCTGTGAcgaaagttaggagttttgtggggcttgcTAGCTATTATCGtagatttgtgaagaactttgcttctattgccactcacttgactaatttggCCAAAAAAGAGATACcctttgaatggactgaaaaatatGAGGAGAGGTTTCAAAAGCTCAAGGTTCGGTTGACCACCgcacctattctagcattaccggttgaaggtaaggattttattgtttattgtgatgcttcacattccgGTTtaggtgttgtgttgatgcatgataagaatgttatagcttatgcctcgcgtCAATtaaaggtgcatgagaggaattatccaacatATGATTTGGAGTAGGCAgtggtagtgtttgctcttaaaaTCTGGcgacattacctctatggtgttaagtgtgaggtgtttactgatcatcgttgtttgcagcatgtgttcactcaaaaggatatGAATCTGAGACAACGAAGGTGAATgaagttactcaaggattatgatgtgaccattcaataccatccgggtaaggctaatgtagtggcagaCCCTTTGAATCGAAAGACGataagtatgggtagtttagcttacTTGAGTGTAACTAAACAACATTTGGCTAAagaaattcagaccttggagtctaaattcatgcaattgggcatctcagaaaaagGTAGGGTGTTAGCTAGCTTTGAAGTGATGGCCACATTCGTTGAATAAATCAAGGCAAAgcaatttgaggatgagaatttgaatgaatttaagatgaaaactgtgattggtaaggcacaagagaccattCTTGATGCAGAaggtgtgctcagttttaaaggaagaatttgtgttcctcgagtcGAGGACttgattaaaaaattgttgGAAGAATCTCATGGTTTGCGATATTCTGTTCATCTGGGTTTGACGAAAATGTACTGAGActtgaagcgaatttattggtggccgggcatgaagaaggatatagcggagtGTGTAGCTAAGTGTCAAATCgccaacaagtgaaatatgagcaccaaaggcctgcaTGTTTGattcaaagaatgccaattttggaatggaagtgggaaaaaATAGTCATGAATTTTGTAGTTGGttttcccaagactttgggaaagtttgattttatttgggtagTTGTTGATAGATTGACGAAGTCAACCCATTTTATTCCAGTAAGagtagattataatgctgaacagtTGGCTAAAGTTtttgtgaaagagatagtgaggttgcatggagtgcccctttctatcatctcagatcgtggtacccaaatcacatcaaagttttaaaggaaattacatgatgaattgggcacacaactcacttttagtacatcCTTCCATCCACAGATGGACGGGCAGTCCGAGAGGACCATTCAAGTGCTAtaagatatgttaagggcatgtgtgattgattttggagggcattgggataaattcttacctttgtgtgagttctcctataataatagttatcactccagcatagatATGTTACCATTTGAGGGactctatgggaggggatgtagatcacccatatgatggttcgaggctggagatgtgaaacctttgggggttgatttggtgaaggatgctcaagataaggtgaagAGTATTCAAACTAAGCTTCTAGCCgcccagagtagacaaaagaagtacgcgaatcataaggtaagagatatgGCGTTTCAAACCgatgagaatgttcttcttaaggtatcacccatgaaagtggtgatgagatttggcaagaggGCAAGCTAAGTCCgtgatacattggtccctttgaggttcttgaatgtgtagggccAATAGCGTATAAATTGGCTTTACTTCCCAACCTATCGAGAGTTCATCCGGTaattcatgtgtccatgttcaAGAGATATCATGGCGATGAGGATTAcatcattaagtgggactcaattgtgttagacaaagacctccaatatgaggaggaactgattgcaattcttgatcgtgatgtgcgtaagCTGAGGACCAAAGAAATTAAGTCTATGAAAGTTCAATGTAAGCAtcatccagttgaggaagctacttgggaaaccaagaaggacatgcgagacaagtatccccaattgttcgtcgattcaggtactactccatTCTTTCCTTAACCTacttttcctaagtttgtcactctgggacgagtgatgggtaaattggtatctattgtaacaaccGGGTTTCGTCGTTATAAAAAAACCAATGGGGAAATTTTTTGGATCGAAAATGTTTTCAtagtaacttgagattttccaacctagtcccGATTTAGATTAAAtcagagtcattaaggtgtaggcaAATacggtaacaatcgggtgatttaattatgattttgattacatgagtagatagctaacgCGTTAAGGAATCTGTacaactttacggaattgaattagGGCGAGTAGAATTCtcaaaattgatcttagcgtgaattggtattttttgagtgtcgttggttgaaggtgtgaTGTGAAATGAGgttcttggaattattaaaatggCTCACTGTTTCATGCAAGCCGCTTTGGCGGAGATTTTGGTTGCTCTGGCGGGGCCGATGTAGCAGGGTGAGGGCCGATGTGGTGGACCAGAcgtgacttaaagtcgtaaataaacctcAAAACATCTTTATTCTACGCTTGTCAGGATTTAGATCTAAGGAACGAACACATGtcttttcttgacagttttccatcattcttgaggcttaaggtaagattttaactccccgaatctatttttcgatccgtagaatgtagTCGATTGGGTAATTATAGATGAGGAGGATTTTGATCTGGAATTTATGATGGAAACAACCGTAATTGGGAGATTGAgatcatgagtttgatctagggttcatagagtaATTCAGGtaataagtaattatttattgattcccatgttattatgattgtttgtagaccaataACAAGCAAAACGAATCTAGAAAGGGAAGGATCATGTTTCTTAGGATTTCAAgtttgtttcgaggtaggtgatggttgtgattctatgattgtgtgatgtatgtttgttgtTACTTCATTGTGATACacgtatgtatgcgaatgttgcattattgatcacatttaTCGTAAATGAGGAAATATGAATGAtaaatgccatgaatcatgacttgattatatgattatgagaatgtacttgtgattgtggcttgttgaatggatcgggtgttgcgttctgacatactaacttggattggttgtcaCGTTTTGGCATATgggatcggtttccacgttccgacataaacattggattgggtaccacgttctggtatgctaattgtttgggtttgggttcaaTGAGAGCActaatgatttgatataattgtgtatcttgagaaatgtgaaactacatcttgttcgtaaatgttgataatattgtatatattcgatatatgcatgtgattatactgttgtaatgacttatgtatattgcacttagtgggatagccgtgtgatcctactgtactgatactgcacttgctctttctttgttgagtacagagcatcttcaagcggctattgacagacctcattTAGAAGATCACTGATCGTCGAtagaattcaagggtgagccattTCTTCCgtgctgccatgagttctcctttcgtctatgtccacatttcggacttagacttttctagttatttcattagtttgggggttgtatcccttcctGTTTAGACTTTTGGTTCATTATTAGATATTTtagtacattgactttcaggttctaggtgtattttcCACATTGTTTAGtggttagatcttttggaagtttatgagAACTTTAGTTTTTtgctatttaacttgcttctgtaacttaaatgctttagtttttggtttagttgcttggtttgggttgtagtagtggttctcccaccggagggttagtgttggtgccaatcacgatggtctgggtcgtgacattttaaataattcataTTCACGTGTCCAGATACTAGTACATAAATAAGATCGAAGAAGTATAATGACATAAAACTCACtccataatataataaaattcaagaaaatggccaaaagccCCCAGTCTATAGCCGGATTCCCAACTACACACTCATACTtcacgggggtcctattaccccatgaacattttttttacatattatctCACCCTTATTTGCTGACATGTCCACATAAACTAGATATAATAAAATGTTTGTTTACACGCGCTGCCAAGTATTAAATGGACCTCATAACTCTAAAATCTCCCTTAACCTGTtcattttcctctttctttctctaaaccctaaccttttTTAATCACTCCATATTCACCCCCATTCTCTTCATAATATGAGATTTCGTTCCAATTGATGAAAAACACTTTTTGAACCCTAACTATGAAAGCTTATTCAAGTCAACATTTGCCATTATTTAcctaacaaagaaaaaaataacgaATTTGAAGAACAATTTTTGAACCTTAACTatgaaattggagaaattaCAAGCCTTAAAGCTTCAAGCTTTTTCGAAATTGAAACTACAGTTGAATGCTTTgaaaagtaaattcaagttttaAGCTGATTTGGGAGAGAATGGAGGAATATACAattgaaaattgagaaaaagaggaagaaagagAGAGTTTGATTTTGGGAGAGAATGAGATTATACCATTGGGGATTAATTATAGCTATTTTGGACTCACATGCGTACTTTGCTTCAGCTTTTGatgttttattttctcttcttacgCGCCAAAGGGAGTTGTTCTCACCTTCTTCGACATATCAACAAATAAGGGTgatataatatgtaaaaaaatgtccgggggggggggggggggNGATAATATGACTCTCGTAAAGTATGAGTATGTAGTTGGGAAACCGACTATAGGTTGGGGGtcttttgaccattttctcataaaattcCATGTGTGCATAACAAcattacaaaagataaacttttaTAGATGTCAACAATTAAGAGATATTTCTAGACTCATACTTCATAAAAGAGATACAAAAAGACATGGAAGATAGACGCTTTAacatttaagttttattattctAACAAGGGAAAATGCATAGGTACCCCCTctgcctatgcccgaaatcccagagacacacctaacctttactaacgTCCTATTatccccccgaacttaatttatctataatattctaccccttttcggtctacgtggcactatccttgaaaaaaatatcaacatgCGTTGGGCCCACctgatagtgccacgtaggccaaaaaggggtagaatattacatataaaataagttcaggagggtaataggaccttaataaaggttaggtgtgtctctgggatttcggatataggctggggggtacttatgcattttcccttctAACAACCCTAACTTATTACTCATTCggataaagtaatagaaaagcttaTTAAAGTACATTCCTAAATTTGACGacatgaattattattttcgtTTCTAAATTTTAACAACTTTATACCCATTAtttgactaactgaacttaaatacacctcggctttttattaagagtttcatgctcgtacaagagtttgagacgaCTTGCTATGCTATGTCGCAGATCGAGGTGTATCTACGTTGAGTTAGCCAAATAGATGATGTTTTTAAGACTATCaataattcaagaatgaaactaataattcacttCAAGTAGTTCAcggtgttttcaatacttcttgTTTATAAGTATCAAATTCAAGGCCACTCCCTTGAAGCTTCAACTTGGTAATCTTGTCAAGTTGCTCTTCCATTTCAGGTGTCATGTGATTCTTCCAATCCCCAACAATTCCTTTTCTGAAAAATGCATTATTGTGGACAGTAGAGAAGATTGATCCACTCTTATTAACCTCCAAATTCTTAAGCCTCTCCAAGCTACACTTCTTCAAAACTATCTCCAAATCTTCTTCATTACCAAAAGGTTTTCCAAGAAACAAGGCTATTTTTGCTACCTCTTTCTTAGGGTCTATCTTCAAGTCTTCATACTTCAAGAATAACATTTTTTGAGGcctttttttactttcttcccAATATTCAAGAACATGTTCAAAAAATGGTCCATATTGATGAACCCCATTGCAAAAGTACTCCACAACTTCTTCTAAAGGAGAGAGATCTTCTAAACACTTATGATTATAGTTAAAGAAATGCCACATAGAAATCAAGGTATCTTTAGGATTTCTTGTTATGTATATAATCTTGCAATTATCagaattttttattgaatcTGGCATAACCCTATAAGGTAAATGTGTGTGAAATAATCTTGGAGAGGGCATTGTGTATAGATCATGTGTTGGAGTTTTTGAATAATAATCCATGGCCTCTATTGTTGGAACATGAAAATGAGGATTATCCTTAACTAAAagatcttcttcttcctctttacCACCTTGCATGATGGATACACATATGGCCTTGAGCCATGTTGAACCTGTAAAACAAACATCAGACattataatgaaaatatatagtttttttattagttaaaatcTTGTTTTCATTGATCATTGATGCGTAAAAAGTTACAATTTAGacttgaataaaatatataggtGATGAAAGATATACCTAAGAAAATTAGGAAcacattttccttcgtaccaaacataCAACCTTGGTCCTTAAATATGAAACACATATATTTTTCCACAAGAAGATAAAATAGTTGACAAATTCActaatcaaactcaactcaattgattaataaaaaccTGTTTTCATGGAAGATGCCAAGAGAATATCATTAGGTTCTGATTTGAAGGTTGCCTTGAAGGCCTGGGCTGCCTTTATAATGGCAAGATTGGACCAAAATCCTTCCCACTGATAAAGAGATTTATtccataaataatcatttttgggcAGTTGTTGTATAATTCTCtctatttcttcattattcACTATTGGTGATGATtttttctcactcattttaggaATGGAATTCATAAAAACAGTGGTAGTTCATATAGTTTAATTAACCAAATGATATGTGCGTCTATATATAGGGGAAGGAGgagtgtaaaaaatatttacattacTTAACGTAATTGTTAATGTGATGCAATAAGAGATCTATGACATCTTGCATTTAGTGATTCTAGCATACTCTATAATGTATAGGATAACCAAAAAAGATCATATAGTATAAATTTCTTCTTGGACTTAATAaagaaacatttgaaaaaaaattccatcacgagttaatttatgatttagttAGCAATGAAAAATCGATTAAATGTAAAGTCATCCTAATTGAAAATGACTTTTTCAAATATAGGTGAAGTAAAGCAAATTGAAAATGGCTTGTTCAAATATGGTAAAATTACttgcaattttcaaaataaatacatttatgAGAAGATGAACATACCTTAATAAGGAGATGAAGCTACATTATTGTTGTGTGTCAATTCGAGGTAAAAGATGAGGAAACCACAAATCATCAGGTACCAAGTTTGACAAttaagaacaaagaaaaaataagcaaTCTTGATATTTCTGAATTAGTTGTTGTAGAAAATctattgtgaaaaaaaattagttgattTAGGCATATTGTCAAATATCTTTCGTTCATCAGAGTGCAAATCTAATGTAGTAATCAAAACTACTCAAATAAATAGCCAAAATATTAATATCACCGGAATTCCATTAACAATAAGACACATTAAAAAGCAAGAGTAGACAAAAACTCAACATAACAAACTtagaactaaaataaaatatttaagaaaaaaaaaaacaatcaactATATAGATGCATGCATGTTGAACATCTGCCAAATACACCAAGcagaggatttttttttttaaaaaaataaaacttactaAGAAAAGCAAATCAATAGAAGCAACCACATCAGAATAAGATGATTAATTATTGCAGAAATGAGAAAATCAGTTAACGTGGAGATATATAGCAGAGTATCCTGTATTCATATTTGGACCAAAACTTAGTAGTTGCACAAGATAATTACAGGGGCGGCTCTTGCTTAGAAAAATTAAGGCAcatgccttaggcccccaattttggGAGGCCTCAA
Proteins encoded in this region:
- the LOC125861963 gene encoding cytosolic sulfotransferase 5-like, yielding MNSIPKMSEKKSSPIVNNEEIERIIQQLPKNDYLWNKSLYQWEGFWSNLAIIKAAQAFKATFKSEPNDILLASSMKTGSTWLKAICVSIMQGGKEEEEDLLVKDNPHFHVPTIEAMDYYSKTPTHDLYTMPSPRLFHTHLPYRVMPDSIKNSDNCKIIYITRNPKDTLISMWHFFNYNHKCLEDLSPLEEVVEYFCNGVHQYGPFFEHVLEYWEESKKRPQKMLFLKYEDLKIDPKKEVAKIALFLGKPFGNEEDLEIVLKKCSLERLKNLEVNKSGSIFSTVHNNAFFRKGIVGDWKNHMTPEMEEQLDKITKLKLQGSGLEFDTYKQEVLKTP